The DNA region CACCCATCCCCAAGCTTTTTTGGATTCTGTCTTCTTTGCTAGGGACATGGAAGTTGGAACCTTAAAACAAAAAGAGAGAGCTAAGATTCAGGATATAATATGATAAATTTCTCTACGAATTTAGTAACATGCTCCCTTTCTAAACTACTATATCTatcaattaataaaaaataatatcaggCTTGGACTGTTTGTTTGCCCTCttccttaaaaagaaaaagaaaaaaatcttattcttATTATACtccatttgttttattttcattttctactttTGACCTTATACCATTGTTAATATATGAGtttaatatttattaataaaaaggaaacatcatTAGGGTCGTTTGAATTCAAGCTACAAGAAAAGTTCCCGCCGCTAATTCTACATATAGTAGCAGCATATATAAGAGCCGATAAATTTTATGAAGAAGAGATATATAAAAGTAAGAGGTTGCACATATTGTTTATGCGGTGAATAATAGTGTTGATTGTTTATGCGatagaataataataatgattgtTAATCATTAATTGCTTACTTAATAGCTTTTTCATCTTTAATTAACTTATTCATGTATTGCTAATATATGTATTATCGTGTTACGTGTAATAATAGTTATAATTCTACATAACTCAGTGAGTATAGCAAATTGGAGTTTGATAAGGCTAACCGAACTTTGAACCAAGTTATGCTAtgattatttttccttttacgATTTGTCTAGCTTATGTGATCTATGTAAAGTCCTAaatttatatcattttttttgtgcggatttcccttcaaatgcactggtctttaatttttgtccctcaattggtggtcttttatttttgtcccttaaattggtggtctttaatttttgcccttcgcctaatatcatgaggtttggggttcgaatcccggctcagtaaagaaaaaaaaaagacaatttcgcaagacagagttttgtaACAAAGTTgggccttaaggtagagttcgcaaaaaaaaaaaaaaaaaaaaaaaaaaaaaaaaaaattgccttcaggcataaggGAAAACTCAGCCTTAAGGGAGAGTTTGACTTATGCCCGAaagcaaaactctaccttaaggtagagtttgcagtcaaattccattttacctgaaggtagagttttgcaggcaaatctttgccttgcgaatccaaactctatcttgcaaatttttttaaaatttttggctgagcggggttcgaacccgaaacaaAGAGTTGtaatgaaggacaaaaattaaagaccaccaatttgaggaacaaaaattaaagaccacccccaaataaggccaatcgtgcaaattgcccaattTATATTGGGATTGTTTTTGTTGATATGGTAAACCAAATGAAACAGTCCAATGGGCCAAAGTCTACGCAGTTGATAGTAAAGTGGGCCTccaatttaactttttttttttttgcacggattggcgttcaaaggcgctggtctttaatttatgtccctcaaattgctgatctttaatttttggtattctcttaaaaaagtggccgaaaataccccgAGATTTTGGGTTTGAAACCCCGctcagtgaaaaaaaaatcgcaaggtaagGCTTCGCGAAAATTCTGTCGTAAGGCAGAATGACCTAACTTTTGCTTTAATAGGTCTAATTTTGTTacgaaattctgccttgcgtTTGTTGTTTTCCTGAGCCTgggttcaaacccagaacctcgaaatattttaggcgaagggcaaaaattaaagaccagcaatttgacggacaaaaattaaagccaCCCCCGAAGAAGTCCAATTGTGCAAATTGTCCCAATTTAACCGAGAGAAGAAGAAGCCTTTGTCCCGTATAACGGGTTCGGTTCATTGGGCCCTGGTTAGTAATATTTAGAtccaaaatgaaaaattaaaatagaagcatttttttgcgcggattgccctttttttttaaaggcttttAAATTTTACCCTCATATTTAAGCGGGGCTTTAATTTTTCCCCCTCGTATTTTTGGTCTCTAAGTTTTGCCTTTCGCTTGAAAAGGTGGGCGaatacctgaggttctgggttcaaacatccgctcaggcataaaacaaaaaaataatttcccaaGGCAAGGCTGtgggatccggcatacactccttaaggaaaaattaaagttatgccggatccggcataactaaaagtctgtcccataagacataattttttcttaaggcatagtttagttatgcgcTATGGGATGACTTTTAGTTAATGATAACTAAAAGTATACGCCATATGctataacttttccttaaaagATAGACTTTGCCTTTTAAGGCAAATTTTTTAGTTATCTTTAATAAAAGTTCGCCTTTTATGCGGAtacttagttatgtcttatggacacacttttagttaagcatgataactaaaagtatgcccataatGCTTTAACTTTTccaagcataactaaaagtttgcattgaaaagtaaaaaaaaatatatatatatatatatatatatatatatatatatgcctcaagGAGAAAGTCACGGAGTGAGGCAGAGCGAAATTCAAACCgccttgcaaatttttttttaaaattttttgattgAAATGGTTGAATCCGAAACCCATAAATTTTATGCTAAGCAAGAAACTTAAAGCATAAAGAATTTgagaggcaaaatttaaagaccaccacaaAAGAAGGCAATTCTGTGAATTGCCCAAATAGAAGTTAGACAAATGGAGCTTTTGCTTCATAATATTTGGATACTGAAACGGGAATTAGTCCCTCATAAAACGCGTATATTTTACAAGATTGAAACTTACCTGATTAAACAGAAGTGATTATAGTCAATATTGTCTATGGAAACTGGAAATACCCATTAAATGTGGATGTTTTGCTGGATTTAGATTTATCTTAATCAGATAAGATCTGTCTACAATTTGTCAACTTATCCTAACGAGACAACAATAAAACTTAGGGTGCGAGTAAGTTTATATTAGTCAATATATCACAATTTGTATCGCTGTATTATACTTCCAAATTCTAGTGATAATTGACCTCCAATTAACTTTCCACACTCtagtttaaattttttcattaaCATCTATCTCGCAATCTAGTTATATATCCTATATTTTACTAGCATTGCATTTACCCCATGCCCATTTACGTATTAGTCATTTGCGTTTTTAACTCGTTTGGATAAATATTTAGTTGCAGTTGAAAATATAAGTATTTAAAATTAGTTAAAATTATATTGGATAAGAAtcctatttgaaaaaaaaaaaaaaattatatccgTAATCATTCATTCATAAAAAAGAATTTGGTAATTTTTAGAGTTTTATTTCAATATAAAGTTgaaataataaacaaaattCTAAAACACACATCCAAATGAGTATTTTTATAGTACTAAAAAAAGACGACGATAGGAACTGAAAAGGCTGGAATTGCCACGTCACGGTGGGATCACCTGAATCTCGTCAATCAAATTCAGGATTTCGTCTTCCTCATCCAATTACATTAAAACATCAATTCCGCTATTAGATCTAAAGATTACGATATTTATTTACAACCACTGACCCAAATGCCGTTATAATTTCTTCACTAACAGTAACGAAAAATTGATATCGCAACAATGGAGAAACAATCAGCTGTGATCGAACACAAGTCATATGCTAGAGTTGGATTGCTTGGAAACCCTAGCGATGTTTATTTTGGGAACACAATTTCTTTCAGTCTTGGAAACTTTTTTGCTAATGTTCGTTTACAGCCTTCACAAGATCTTGTTATTGTTCCTCATCCTTCTCATGATCTcgttcaattcaattccatttcTCACCTGGTATAAATACTTTTCCTTTATTCATGTATTACAACTATTTTTGTtagaattatttttatattggcGGTCAACTTGCCAATACATTGATAATtggcaaattttcaaaaatatacagcttTGGAAATTATTACGCTATATTATGCACGggggaaagcattatacataatgtatcaaccttgtataaagcGTATCAAGTGTagaaaaggtgtttatacacaaatgtgGGCTAAATtgggtgtttatacacaaagtatgggctacgtggcgtaaatattttcaatttgGGATTGAGATATAGACGATTGATTGATCGATCATACACCAGTCGAGGCAAGTTAAAGCTATATCGTCTTTGACCATCAATGATTTCTCATACTGCATATTATTATAGGCTAGCTTTTGtcgttaaattttatatttaagagtTGTATCATTTTTTCTGTTAAGTAATAATTGCTTATATGTGCCATCTAGACTAGAGGAGCTAACAGAGTTTAAGTATTATTGTATATAGACACttatttgatgtattttagctaaaaaaattaAGTATTGGTCCTTCTATAATGCAACTTAATATAGTTATTGTTGAATTTTCCGTTACAAGCCACTATAGCTCTTCTAGATTATAGAGTTAAGTGCATTAAGCAAGTTCGTACACACTATGCTCCATTGATGATGAATTATTCATAATTCGCCAATTCTGATCTGAAATATCAGTTTTTGCTCAATTAAGATGGCAAATTTAGCTCCTTTTTTTCGTTCTATGTGGATCTTTGTAGCAGTTTGATTGATTTGACTTATTAACAATATGCTCATGTTTGTTGTCTGACAGGTGAACAGGTTGCAGAATGAGGGATACTATGGAGGAGTGCGTTTACTTATGGCAATAGTTAAAATATTTCACAACTATTGCAAGGAAAACAACATCACCTTACATGATGGGAATTTCACTCTCTCGTATGATACTAACATTCCCCGCCAGGTAGAGCCTAACATTGCAAGATTTATCTGACCTTAGATGGTTCGATTTTTGTGGTTTGGTATCATACTTGGTACTCTTCATTATGTTACTAAATTCTCTTTGGCTTGAAACATTTTGCTAGTTTATATCGTAAAACATGTTTCAGCTTTTTGTATCAAGTGAAAAAAGCCTAGCAATGTgaagtttaatttttaaacaaaagaaTTGATTCTAGATTTAAACTAAAAGATAATAGATAATCAGTTGCAAGCATCTATGTTTTCCATACTTAGTATTAAGGGTGAAACgttttattcttattttcttaaCTAGTTGGGTTAGTCCTTGCACTATGATTTATAGATTCGGAAGCCATCACATTTTATCTGTTGTGCTCATTGCTTGAATTTTGAGCCGAACATTTTGGAAGTGATCATGATGATCCTCACCTCGATGTATCAGGCAAAAATAAGTCAAGTTTTTTGTGCAGAGGATTCTTACAATCTAAAGAAAGTTCAACTGAGCTGGTTAATCTAGTTCAGACGTCTTTGTTTTTCTCTGTATATTCCTATTTGCTTATCCAATTGGCTTGAGCTAGCCTCATTATTATACTAAGACTGAAAGTGTGGTCAAGCTTTAGTTGATTGTTTACTGAATCAATCTCAAAGAAGCTTCAACTGGGTCAGTCTGCCAATTAACGAGCAGCTCGGCCTCCATgcttcaagattttggaggtGGTTTCACTATCCCTCTTATAGTTTTGCTTGAGTTCCAGGAGGACACTCAGTTAAAAATACAAGAGgaaatatctttaatttagaGTGAGTTACTTCTGTTTATATGATCCTATTGTTTAGTGTCGAAGATGTTTTCTCCTAGGTTTAAAATGACTAAGTCGAGTAAAACATTTCCTTAATGTCAATCAGGCACAATAAAAACCTACACCTTGGACTTAGCCCTAGGCATAAAACTTTACATACTACCTTCTGAATTTTAGCTATGCAAATAAATTAGAGTTACACACATGCTTGTTTCAATCATAATAAAAGTTACATCGCACTACTTCAATGATCATGATCTGCATATGTCACTGCTATATCATTACTAAGATAAACAAAAGATTTGATTTATCTCATGTTGAAAAAGTTTGATTGATATATCAAATACTTTCCACATCTCAGACAGGGCTTTCAGGTTCTAGTGCAATTGTAAGTGCTGCACTGAGTTGCCTTCTTGACTTTTACAAAGTCAGACATCTAATCAAAGTTGAGTTAAGGCCGAACCTTGTCCTTAATGCAGAGAAGGAGCTTGGAATTGTTGCAGGTCTTCAAGATAGAGTGGCTCAGGTGTATGGAGGCGTTGTATATatggtgtgtatgtgtgatactttttttttttttctctcttttacaTGTATCAGCATGATACTTGGCAGATACTTGGCAGAACTAAGCTTGCCATAGTTGTAAAGTTAATATTGTATGTTCATCTTTTAACCTTTATTTTGCAGGATTTTGGCAAGAATCACATGGATAAATTAGGTCATGGTATATATACACCAATCGATGTTGATCTTCTCCCACCTCTTTATCTGATCTATGCAGAAAATCCCAGTGATTCTGGAAAGGTGAGTATTTAATGTGCAGAATGTGAGTGTGAAAAATCTTTCTGGTGTCTGGCTCAAAGATTCTTCGAACCAAGTGACTAAGTTTTACTTGGATAAGTTATTTGCTTTAGCATGCAATGTGTTAAAATATTACAGTGCCATTTTTGGTTCACTTCACCcaagaaggaaagtgaaaagAATTAGACAAGGAGAGTTCATCAAAAAGAATTAGACAAGGAGTGTCGATGTAGGCGTGTAGTCCATGAGGCAGGCCCTTTATTTTCAGCATTCTTTAACGGAGTAACTCTTACATTTTTCCAGTATTTTATTGAATATTTCTCCAGgcaatggaagaaaaaaaacgATTGTAGCAGGTTCTCAAGGAAATGTGAATATCAGTGTCCAGATTAATTTAGGCCCTTTCTTTGTCTCTAAGAATTACGTTGATGAcatttattacaaaatatagaTGATTCTTTTTTCCCAATGCAGGTGCATAGTACAGTTCGACAAAGATGGTTAGACGGTGATGAATTTATAAGATCAACCATGGAAGAGGTTGCAAACATAGCGGTGGAGGGACGTAAAGCTCTTCTTGAGAAGGATTACAATAAGCTGACAGCCCTCATGAATCATAATTTTGACCTGAGAAGGTAAAATATGTGCAATCTGGTTAGATTGATCAGGAGGACATTTGTTAATATCTTTTATGTGCTCAGTGGCGTCCCAAAACCCTGTTTTGGTAGTGTCATGTCCCGCTTATTTTCATGTTATTAGTTGTAACAATTTTATGTCCAGCACATGCTCTTTACATCCCTTTCCTGGTTAAACTTGGTATTCGTAAACTAGCAAATAGACTGAATATGACCATCTAAACTTTTGTTTCTGGAAAAAGAATAAATTCAAGTGATTAACAGGTTCCTCGGTTCCTCTAAAGTGATTATCATATGGCCTTTTGCAACTTATATTTCATAGTTTTGATGTACTCAAATATTGCTCGATTTGTTATACATAAAGCGGGTAATATAATATGCCTAAATTTTGTGTTTGGACTATGCAGGCGTATGTTTGGAGATGATGCCCTTGGAGCTATGAATATAGAGATGGTTGAAATTGCTCGAAGGGTAGGTGCTGCTTCCAAGTTCACAGGAAGTGGTGGGGCTGTGGTTGTTTTTTGTCCGGATGGACCTTCACAAGTGAAGCAGCTGGAGGACGCATGCCACAGTGCTGGTTTCACTTTCCAGCCAATTAAAGTTATGCCTTCGTTTCTAAATGAAATTGATCTTCAAACTCTGGGATCAAAGTGAAACTATGACCTGCTTTCCTAAGATGGAGCCCTCTGTATTCTTTCACCTTTCATTAGTATATGCTAAGCTTATCAGGGAGTATGTGTCATTGCGCACtgttattttatttgttcaGAATAATGATCATGAGAATTATCCATTTCTTCGCGACTTGAGCAGTCAAATCCTTTTATAGCATACGGTTACATTTAACCTACAAGTATGTGCAAATTTACGGAATCACAATACTTCAAGAGTTGTTGTACATTGCGCCTTATCATTTTTATCCTCGCTCCGAAGAATATGCACCTAAGGAAGGATTTCTGTTTGATGGATTGTAACTGGTTATCTTAAAAAGGGCACTTGATCAATTAATTACAAGCAAATAGATTATCCCTAACACAGCATAATTAGTTACCACGAATAACTATAGCAATAAACTGAAGAGAAGCATATGTAGATAGCAAAGAATATGGCGCATTTGCAAGCGAGTAGCAGAGTTATCCATCTTCAAGGACATTCAACACCCAAAACAAACTCTCAACAAGATGAACACATTCGACGAAATTGAGGCTGAAGCTACAAACATCCAGAATTTATGTAGCAAAGGTAGTTCAGAGCTCATGGAACATTGCAATCTTTCTTTCAATGCTTACGCAACAAACTGAACAGACTTGGTCGTTTGTAATTACAATCATTCTCAAATAGAATATAGCGTAACTTGAATCATGTTAGGTTTTAAGCAATAACTAAAATGAAGCTATCATACTACTCCAAAGAGACTTCACCAGTAGCAACTTGCTGTAAAGCCTGCCTCCTAATTGAACAACTAACCCTATGGGAACAATTGAATTTACAGTGACATCTTTTTTTGCTTTCCACAAGCTTACAGACAGACTCACTCAATCTTCACATAATGAAGAAATGAGGTCACTAGGTGTGTGTGCCCAAATTGGGAGGTCCAACACGGactgtttcttcttttcttcttgcgCATCACAGAAGGCTTCCACAATGTCACACAGTTTAGATATGTTGCCAATTACTGCCTCCTGTGCTTCAACCTGTACCAAgtaattcataaaaaaaatcgaatttAGCTGCAGCGGCACATATGTTGCAATTACAGATGCGAGCTCCCAACCAGTACTCTCTGAAATTGGGGTCGATACATTAATGTTGAACATACACAAAGCATTTGAGCTAACAACTAAGACTTTGACAGCTTTAATTGAAAAGCatttgttttaactaaaaattGCGTAACTCCTTCTCAGAAACATCATGAAATTTTCTGAACTTTGGAGAATGTTGCTACTTTTCCTTAAACACCAATTACTTCAAGTAAAATTTCAAGGAAAACTTTGAAGCAAACAAGATTCCAAATTTTAATAAGTACTCCCTCCAATTCAAAATAAgtctgtctttttttttttttttttttttgatgacatgagaacccgcagccgctacccttcgcgTGCGCCctgctcctgtgcaatagctcgcaaaccacacaggagaggtaacccgcactaggctcgacccagaaggcaaataaataagtgtctttttttttaattaagtaaTGTGTTTCATTAACAAAAAGCATCAAGTAGATGCGACTTACAGAAGAGTTACAAGTAAAGTTGCAAGACCCTATACAAAGTGCTAGGCTAAGTCTAGGGAGCTTACAAACTGCAAAAAAGGGTCAGTGCTAATTACAGGTGTCAATTCAGTCCATCTAAAGAGACTAAACAAACACTTTGCTCAGAGGGAAGAGTTTGGAGTTGAAATACCATCAAAACATCTACTGTTCCTTTTATTCCATAACCATCAAAAAATTGCTCCAGGAATCATTCCCATATCTTCTTGATGGCCTTGTCAACTCTCCAGTGGCACCAGCTTTGAGTAAGCTTCCCTCACAAGCATATGCATTACCCAATTCAGCCGAGGAGGCAAAAAAACATGTTCCAAAGATCAGTAGCTACCGGGCAGTGCAGAAACAGATGGTTAATATTTTCTAAGGTTTCTTTGCACATGTAGCATCTGTTAACCAATTGAAGTCTTCTTCTATTAAGATTGTTAATATTTTCTAAGGTTTCTTTGCACATGTAGCATCTGTTAACCAATTGAAGTCTTCTTCTATTAAGATTATCTACTGTTAGGCAAGCTCCCTTCAAAACGGTCCAGTTGAAGCACAAAACCTTGGTTGGGAGCTTTGTCTTCCAAATCAACTTCCATGAACAGATATCAGAATCATTATTCTGCATACTAAGCTGCTAGTAGCACTCTCTAACTGTGAAGATGTTTTGGTTCCCCCATCTCAGTGTGTCAGGAAGATTCCCCACAATGGTATATTCCTCAATCCTAGCTAGTAGGGCCAGTAGACTTCCCAATTCCCAATCTTGTACAGCTCTTCTGAGGTGAATGTCCCAATAAGTGTCTACTTACCCTTTTGCACatctcttaagaaaatactaattcctagaaaaaaaataggtatcttgactaaactacccttaattaaatagtactccctccggatcaaaaaaagagtctacttagccatttgcacaccccttaagaaaatactaacttctagaaaaaaaataggtaatttgactaaactaccccaaattaaataggcattgggatttgatcatataacacttaataggggcaaatatgaaaaaacaaggttaattctttcttgatttgctacgtgggctctttttttgatccaagaaaaaaaggcttagcggactctttttttgatccggagggagtaataccTAACTCACTTATCTAAATATAGGTAAATTTGGGAGAAAAATagagttaattctttcttgattatgtaagtgtACACTTATTATGAACTGGAGGGAGTATCATTCTACTCGACCAAATTTTATACTGCTATTCTTCTTATCTACCTGTAATTTTTATCTCTGGAAAGTGAAAATAACATCCATAtgtaaaacaaaacaaaaaaagaaaaagaaaagggaacaTTCAGTTACCTGAATAAGAAGCTGATCAACAGGTGGCAGGCAAGTCGGATCAGATGACGTGGCCGGCGGGTCAGGCGAATTTGTGGCAGTTTCCTGTTGTTGAGTTTCTGCATTTTGCTGCATTGCCTTCAGGGTGTTTGATAGAAGTTCCCACTGTTGGATCTCtttttcatatttctcttttattttcagcagcgccctttttttcctttccagGCGATTCTTCTTCTCAACCGCTGGATCTGGTAGCTTCGGAGCAGCGGTAACGGTCGGGTCAAGTTGAGACCTTTTCCGACGCTTGTAGACGAACCCATCGTCATTAACCAGCTCTAACTCGTCACCGTTTGCCCAATTCTCTGAGGGCATCCACTGTTTAAAGAAGGAAGGTAGCAATTCAAAATCAATCTAACTACTGGAGCAGGAGAGTATATTTTAGCAATTTTGATCCTCCAATCGGATTAAAAGGGGTGCGTAAGGGAAAGATTTATGAGATTATACTAGGCAGAGTTGGCCCGTGCCAGCACGGGCCCAATGACAATCAAGTTAGACAATATTGCTTATTAGCTAATAGATTCAGCTAGTATCCAATGAATTAGACAATATTGCTTATTAGCTAATTGgcagatattattattatttacacACTTCCGGAATAAGAGTATAGATTCACAAATATTATATGGTTGGCAAATGTTATATAGTTTACATCCATGGCTGCATTATTACATAATATATGAGAAAACTATTTACTTAATGAAAACGGTGATGCGTTTTCTGTCCCGCAGTTTGCCCCTGTGCAGCGTTCTTCTTAGAAGTGTTTGGCAAAAGAATAGCTGAACTGTTGTGAAGTAAGATCACTTGTTGGTGCTTATTTctcaaaaggaaaaagagaggaaagacAATAGACAGTCCAGGCAAACTATGGTCAGACGCAAACAAGAACACAACCAAAACAGAGAAAAACAACAAAGCAAATGTTTCATTGTATATTCCATTTAGCAAAGATGTTGATCAAATGaaatattatttggattgaAATCACCAAACCAACAAGCATTTACCCTAGATTTACTTTGTATCTCCTGGTACTACATCTTTGTTTCTTGCAGGAGTTATTCCCTCTGTATTGTAGGCGTGGAGGAGTAGCTGGCATTCATGTCAACACACATGAAGCCACTACTGACAAATTAGATCACTGCAAGAACCTTAAATTATGTCACAAGAAGCTACAACATAATTGATTCTTTCTAGCCAAAACTTTAACTTTCTAAACAGTCGATCTAGTTATCCAGGAgaataaaaattacatatttgAGTGAAGATGTCAGCTTGTTACTTGAAAGCCCTTCTAAGGCTAGCTAGCACTTAAAGAAGTAACAAACTAATCAAGAAAACTACTTCACATCTTCTGTGAAATGTTGCTTTGCAAGTATTTTTTGGATGATGGGAAAAGACTATAAAGGGAAAAATCAACTTTTATTCTACTGTATTTTTTCCTTAACATAGTAGGCAACACCATGAGGTGGTAAGCTTGAATCCAAACATAGTTTTCACCTGGATTAATCACCTCCTAAACCTTATCAGAAAAATCTTTCACCTGGATTAATCACCTCATAAACCTTATCAACAAATTGTTTGCTGATACATAAGCCAACCACAAAGACCTATGAAACCTGACACCATGAGTTGCTGTAACAGGCAACATGTAATGCAACAAAGGCCATAAGAAATGCATGCAAAAGCCATGGTAATACTTGTTTATATTAAATCCAAGACAAGAAAGTTGGTAAACACCTTAGTTTCTATCACAAGAACTGTGCTACT from Lycium ferocissimum isolate CSIRO_LF1 chromosome 2, AGI_CSIRO_Lferr_CH_V1, whole genome shotgun sequence includes:
- the LOC132047253 gene encoding glucuronokinase 1-like, translated to MEKQSAVIEHKSYARVGLLGNPSDVYFGNTISFSLGNFFANVRLQPSQDLVIVPHPSHDLVQFNSISHLVNRLQNEGYYGGVRLLMAIVKIFHNYCKENNITLHDGNFTLSYDTNIPRQTGLSGSSAIVSAALSCLLDFYKVRHLIKVELRPNLVLNAEKELGIVAGLQDRVAQVYGGVVYMDFGKNHMDKLGHGIYTPIDVDLLPPLYLIYAENPSDSGKVHSTVRQRWLDGDEFIRSTMEEVANIAVEGRKALLEKDYNKLTALMNHNFDLRRRMFGDDALGAMNIEMVEIARRVGAASKFTGSGGAVVVFCPDGPSQVKQLEDACHSAGFTFQPIKVMPSFLNEIDLQTLGSK
- the LOC132047254 gene encoding uncharacterized protein LOC132047254; this translates as MPSENWANGDELELVNDDGFVYKRRKRSQLDPTVTAAPKLPDPAVEKKNRLERKKRALLKIKEKYEKEIQQWELLSNTLKAMQQNAETQQQETATNSPDPPATSSDPTCLPPVDQLLIQVEAQEAVIGNISKLCDIVEAFCDAQEEKKKQSVLDLPIWAHTPSDLISSLCED